A genomic window from Blastococcus saxobsidens DD2 includes:
- a CDS encoding DUF2249 domain-containing protein, translating to MTTTLPPGAIDMVLASDADDAAAIEAVRQHHAELAGRLAVHVDALLAAATAPGAAGFRQARAAALGFLGGDLLPHAAAEERALYPAAARSERLRLLVEAMTAEHRVLEELVRELDRAVEPAAAAAGGHALRVLFDAHLAKENDLVLPVLAADPAVSLAGVLAGMHELLGEGGHDHDHDHDAAVPPVPAKGSCGCGGHDDDDIPVLDVRAVPHAIRHATVFGAFDAVPDGGSLLLVAPHDPLPLLRQLSARAGGALAVDYEERGPDAWRLRLTRA from the coding sequence GTGACCACCACCCTGCCGCCAGGCGCCATCGACATGGTCCTGGCCTCCGATGCTGACGACGCCGCTGCCATCGAGGCCGTCCGGCAGCACCACGCCGAACTGGCCGGCCGGCTGGCCGTCCACGTCGACGCCCTGCTCGCCGCCGCCACCGCGCCCGGTGCCGCCGGCTTCCGCCAGGCCCGCGCCGCCGCGCTGGGCTTCCTCGGCGGCGACCTGCTGCCGCACGCCGCGGCCGAGGAGCGGGCGCTCTACCCGGCCGCCGCCCGGTCCGAGCGGCTCCGGCTCCTCGTCGAGGCGATGACCGCCGAGCACCGGGTGCTCGAGGAGCTGGTGCGGGAACTGGACCGGGCCGTGGAACCGGCCGCCGCGGCGGCCGGCGGTCACGCCCTGCGCGTGCTCTTCGACGCACACCTGGCCAAGGAGAACGACCTCGTGCTGCCGGTGCTCGCCGCCGATCCGGCCGTCTCGCTCGCCGGCGTCCTCGCCGGGATGCACGAACTCCTGGGCGAGGGCGGCCACGATCACGACCACGACCACGATGCCGCCGTCCCGCCGGTGCCGGCGAAGGGCAGCTGCGGCTGCGGCGGCCACGACGACGACGACATCCCGGTCCTCGACGTCCGGGCGGTACCGCACGCCATCCGCCACGCCACGGTGTTCGGGGCCTTCGACGCCGTCCCCGACGGCGGCTCGTTGCTGCTGGTGGCGCCGCACGACCCGCTGCCGCTGCTCCGCCAGCTCTCCGCCCGCGCGGGCGGCGCCCTGGCCGTGGACTACGAGGAGCGCGGTCCGGACGCGTGGCGGCTCCGGCTGACCCGTGCCTGA
- a CDS encoding DsbA family protein, with product MSVDQLAHRPPHGKKATARQRIAARRAEEAATRARAARRRRTLAGAIVGSVLLVAAVVLAIVAQSYRTSSSPDAAVPANTVDGGTAIEVGRADAPVTFDVYEDFQCPACARFEALDAETIAQLVADGSARVRYHPMAFLDQVSPDRYSTRSLNAAGVVVDAAGPEAFVRFAGMLYERQPVEGTPGLTDDELIALAGRAGASGADVERGIRDLVYEDWTRTVTDQASRDGVTSTPTVLLDGELLGPAQLQPAALVQAVRAGA from the coding sequence GTGTCCGTTGACCAGCTCGCCCACCGACCCCCGCACGGGAAGAAGGCCACCGCTCGTCAGCGGATCGCCGCCAGGCGGGCCGAGGAGGCCGCGACGCGTGCCCGTGCCGCCCGGCGCCGGAGGACCCTGGCGGGCGCGATCGTCGGCTCGGTCCTGCTCGTCGCGGCGGTCGTCCTGGCCATCGTCGCCCAGTCGTACCGGACCTCGTCGTCGCCGGACGCCGCCGTGCCGGCGAACACCGTCGACGGCGGCACGGCGATCGAGGTGGGCCGGGCGGACGCCCCGGTGACCTTCGACGTCTACGAGGACTTCCAGTGCCCGGCGTGCGCCCGGTTCGAGGCTCTCGACGCCGAGACGATCGCGCAACTGGTCGCCGACGGCAGTGCCCGGGTGCGGTACCACCCGATGGCCTTCCTCGACCAGGTCTCCCCGGACCGGTACTCGACCCGCTCGCTCAACGCCGCCGGGGTCGTGGTCGACGCCGCCGGCCCGGAGGCCTTCGTCCGGTTCGCCGGGATGCTCTACGAGCGGCAGCCGGTCGAGGGGACGCCCGGGCTCACCGACGACGAGCTGATCGCGCTCGCCGGGCGAGCCGGAGCCTCGGGTGCGGACGTCGAGCGCGGTATCCGCGACCTGGTCTACGAGGACTGGACCCGCACGGTCACCGACCAGGCTAGCCGGGACGGCGTCACCAGCACTCCCACCGTTCTGCTGGACGGCGAACTGCTCGGCCCGGCCCAGCTGCAGCCGGCCGCGCTCGTCCAGGCGGTGCGCGCCGGCGCCTGA
- a CDS encoding MauE/DoxX family redox-associated membrane protein, with protein sequence MPDVEVGGGSAGARRAVGPWSATAGRLLLGGVLLVAGALKVPDPAAAVRAVRAYQLLPEPLVAPVAFGLPVLEIAVGLALLAGVFVRTAALSVALLLVVFMAGVASAWARGLRIDCGCFGGGGVVATADTPYPGEMLRDLALLGIALLLARRPRSRLALGGAPPAHPRPDDAESPVPLAISENTRVR encoded by the coding sequence GTGCCTGACGTCGAGGTCGGGGGCGGCTCGGCGGGGGCCCGCCGAGCCGTCGGGCCGTGGTCGGCGACCGCCGGACGGCTGCTCCTCGGCGGCGTGCTCCTCGTCGCCGGAGCGCTGAAGGTCCCCGACCCGGCGGCCGCCGTCCGTGCCGTCCGTGCCTACCAGCTGCTGCCCGAGCCGCTGGTCGCGCCCGTGGCGTTCGGCCTGCCGGTCCTCGAGATCGCCGTCGGCCTGGCCCTGCTCGCCGGGGTGTTCGTGCGGACCGCCGCGCTGTCGGTCGCCCTCCTGCTCGTCGTCTTCATGGCCGGGGTCGCCTCCGCCTGGGCACGCGGGCTGCGGATCGACTGCGGCTGCTTCGGCGGCGGTGGTGTGGTCGCGACCGCCGACACCCCCTATCCCGGCGAGATGCTGCGCGACCTCGCACTGCTGGGCATCGCCCTGCTGCTGGCCCGCCGGCCCCGGTCCCGTCTCGCCCTGGGCGGCGCGCCGCCCGCACACCCACGTCCGGACGACGCCGAGTCTCCGGTTCCCCTCGCGATCTCGGAGAACACCCGTGTCCGTTGA